The following nucleotide sequence is from Vitis vinifera cultivar Pinot Noir 40024 chromosome 14, ASM3070453v1.
TGAGGATCATTGATTTGCTAATTTTAGCTTTCCTTCGGCTTGGTGTTGTTTTTGCGAATAAAATTGTTGCCTTTTCAAACTAAGGCAAGTTTGCGGTTCATGGATATATTGCCTTACAGTTGGTGgattatctaattttaattatgccTTGAATTCTTcttcttgtattttatatatttatttgttattccTTTTAAACAATCTTTGGCTTAATGGTGGAAAATTTTCTTGTTAGTAGATTGTTCAGTTGGATCATTGATTTTCTTAATCTAGAAGAAAACAACTTTCTGTATTGGGAAGCAGATTCAGTGCTTCTTGATCAAACCAATTGGTTGCTACCATGAATATTAGAAATTCTCCACTTTTCTTCTGGGTATGTCAAACACTTCATCAAGTTGATTAGTTCAGTAAATACATTATTTAAACAACCGGAGCATGGGATGTTATTTTGAGCCTGGGGCCTTAAAGAAATTAAGGTTTCTTGCAATTTGATAGCTCGAAAGTCGATAGATGTAGGCTTCTTAATATCGGTGTAAAACAATAGTCTTTGTGTAAGTTTTAGGTTTTTCAGATAACTAAACTGAAAATGTGTGTTTATTGGGACTGCCCTTTTCCTTTGTTGAACAGAATAccctttataaaaaaaaaggactgCCCTTTGCCCTTTTCCATATGCAAGAGCGTGGTCAAAGTTTTGATTTATTGAGAattggaatataaaaaaaaaaaaaggttcattCAACAAAGCCAATAACTTGGTCAAAGTTTTGATTTGTCGAGAACTGAAATGGGTTTAAAGTTAGAACTTAGATGAGTCTGAAAGCTTCCAGTACTGAAATCTGAAATCACATTAATGCTTGAAACTGACTCTGAGAAATCTTGTAGCAGTGCATTTTTGGCAAGATCCAGAGAGGGGCGGTTTGATTACCAAAATTTAGGTAAATCTATTGTAGAAGATTTGTTGTGATAGAAATTCAAGTCAATCAAGAACAATCAACAAATCAACTGTTAAATAATTGATAACAAACTGATTGAGCAATTAATTAatacagatttttttttttttttttctttcatgtggAAAACTCTTCCAGGAAATGCCCAGTTAGAGCAATATATGTAAATCAAGGAGTGTAGGATCATTCTTAATAAGAGTATGAAATGAGTATTAGTTGGTACACACTCCTACTAATTGTTTTTGTTGAGGAACCAGAATCAAGGCCTGTTTATTGACccaataaaattttactttgagttGGTGATTAAATCATCCCTTTTATTATAGTATTGAACCAAATATCTCCTGTGGCAATGTGGTTGGAATGGGGATGAGAATGCCCTGGTTCCATTCTAAAtaccaaaaatttaaaagaaaagaaaccattaagaataaaaaaacaatgtcGAACGAAAACTTCATTATTTTATAGTATGTTGTTTtctatatgatttttattttttatttggactAACAATACAACAAACCCCACCCATCCCTGAACCTCCTAAACTCCGCCCCTCCAATAGGCTCCTCCATGACtgacattaaataaaaatgtgtatAAGGGGTTTCTAGTccctttttattattgttaaccTCAAGGTATTGATTGATGCAATGTCATCTTCTCAGGACAAGGTTTTGCTACTGGACAAATAAACTTAGGTGAAATAGTGGTTCTCAAAATAACCCAGTTTGAGAGGATTTGGAGCTGCAATCAGTTGCATGGAAAAACAACAGGTGTCACATTTTACAAACCTGTTGGGATCCCAGATGGTTTTTTCAGCCTTGGCCACTACTGCCAGCCCAATGACCAAGCATTGAGAGGATACGTTCTTGTGGCTCAGGATGCAGCTGCTTCTAGGCTAAAAGTTGGCTCTGTCCATGATTCACCATTGGGTGATTCTCCTGCTCTCATAAGACCCCTCAGCTACACTCTAATGTGGAATACAGATTCACATTATGATGGATGTGGTTATTTTTGGCTGCCAAACCCACCAGCTGGCTACAAAGCCATGGGCTTTGTGGTGACCGACAACCCGAATCAACCTGCACTTGAAGAAGTGAGATGCGTCCGGACAGATCTTACAGAGACTTGTGAGACATATAACATGATACTTAACACAGGTTCAAATTTTTCGAAGTATCCATTTATTGTTTGGAACGCAAGACCCTGCAAAAGAGGGATGCTAGGCAATAGTGTTTCTGTTGGGACATTCTTTTGCAGTACTCACCCGAGTCCTGATGAGGAACCAAATATTGCATGCTTGAAGAATCTTGATTCCACTCTACATGCAATGCCAAATCTGAAACAGATCCATGCGCTCATCAAGCATTATGGTGCGACAGTTTTCTTCCATCCTGACGATATTTATATGCCTTCATCTGTCCCATGGTTTTTCAAAAATGGAGCACTTGTCTACCAAAATGGCAAGCTAGAAGGCAAACCCATTGATTCCAGGGGATCAAACTTGCCTAGTGGTGGGAAAAATGATGGGGAGTTCTGGATAGATTTAccagatgatgatgatgagaggACCTATCTTAAAAGTGGGAACATAGAGAGTGCTGAGCTCTATGTTCATGTAAAGCCGGCTCTGGGGGGGACTTTTACTGACATTGCGATGTGGGTTTTTTGTCCCTTCAATGGGCCAGCCACCATTAAAGTTGGGATAATGAGTATTCCAATGAGCAGGATAGGTCAACATGTTGGTGACTGGGAGCATTTCACTCTCCGTTTGAGCAATTTCACTGGAGAGCTCTGGAGTGTGTACTTCTCACAGCATAGTGGTGGCGAATGGGTGGATGCTCCTAACCTGGAGTTCATTGAAGGGAATAAACCAGTGGTGTATTCATCCAAAGGTGGTCATGCAAGTTTCCCACATCCTGGGATATACGTTCAGGGATCATCAAAGCTGGGTATAGGAGTAAGGAATGATGCTGCTCGAAGCAAGTTTTTTATAGATTCAAGCACCAATTATCAGATTGTTGCAGCCGAGTATCTTGGAGATACAGCTGTTGTGGAACCAAACTGGTTGCAGTATATGAGAGAGTGGGGTCCAACCATTGTGTATGATTCACGAGCTGAACTGGAGAAGATAATTAGTCTTCTACCTGTGTTCTTTCGGTTCTCTGTGGAGAACATTTTTGATTTGTTCCCAACAGAGTTATATGGGGAGGAAGGGCCAACTGGACCAAAGGAGAAGAATAATTGGGTGGAAGATGAAAGATGCTAGCTAGCTTTGCATGGTCAATATCCAGtccctcattttcttcttttctttccaatATCTGGTCATGCTGTATTAGTGTAGACACATTACTCCCACCTCACAGTATATATAGATGGTTCCTCAGCCAAATACAAAATTGAAGTTGCCGTTGGAGCTCTCATTGAGGCTGCAACAGGTGGGCAATGGCCCCAAATTTATCATTCTTGTGGTGGTAGTAGATAAATTGCTCTTGTTGTTTAGGGGAAGAAGATTGCTGCAGCTATGTGTCATTGATCCCAAAAGCATTGCTGCAGAGTTGGTTGATCACACACAGATTTAGTAAATGAAGTTACACAATGTTTATGTTTAATCAAAGGAAAAGTTTGGTTTGTTTCTGTGTATTTGGTAATTATAGATGAATGGAGAAAAGCGAGTTGTTTGAGTTATTTGTTAGCTTCTCCTTATAACTAGGAGCTCTACCTTCATTATTCGCATGTATAGTGTGAATCTGTtacaaaaattgaataattgctTGCAACATATCCATTTTGTTACAACAAAGCTTTCAAGACTTGGCCAGTAATCTGCTAAATTTCAGATTTCAAGTGTGGGGTTTTTAGCAATTACGTATGGCAAATTACTCACGAACAATTAGGCAACTCGGGTAGATTAGTTGTTTTACACTACTGTTATTGCTGAGATTATAGTGAAAATTACAAGAGAAGCAAATAAGTTTTCAATAGGCTCAGGCTGAAGTAATAAAATTCCTCTGCGTTTACATATCAGATTTGAGAAGTACAGTCTGTCTCCAACAGAGATTTTTGAACTTGCACATAGTTGATTTTCAGAGAGAGAACAGGGATAAGAGTTTTTGAAAGAGTCCCTAGGCTCTGGCTGTCGTTTATCTTGGTGGGGAGTTTAATAGCTTCGGAAATTCAGAGCACCTGTTAGTCCTTTAGATTtggttgacaattttgttccaattcatatattatttagGGATCTACTTACTCTCATGTGTCTTTACTGCTGCGATTAACTTTGGGATACTCAAAAGACTATTATTTAccacttttattatttagaaaaagtaaaatattttaatattttctattttgaaaaaaaatatttaagaaataggtaataagttaataaaaaaacaaatgatctCAAATATGAAAGTAAGTTATTTTCAGCAAAAAGTTTAAAAACCAAACACTATCTATATTAGTTGAGGTAAGTAGCTATTTGAAGTATTATGATAATGAATGactatttcaaataaaatagaatgGAAAGACAACGCAAAATGTACTTGAAAATAGcgaaaagggaaaaaggatgtTCAAAGGTCCCTCGTGCAACATTTGAACGTCGGTCAATGATTTTTTGAATGTCTTATGAATGTCTATTAAAGAACTTGAAATGGAGGCCTTCAAACATCCCATCAACGCTTGAACGCCTTCTATAAGCAATTTGAATgccaaattatttcttttttcctagtttacaacttttatttttcttaaacttaCTCTAAATAAACCACCCATAGGTTACCTAGTATTTGGACTTTGATGGTGTTGATTCACATAAGGTAAGGATAGTCATTGCTTTGGTTAAGAATTTATGACTCTCAAAAACCTTCAAGATTGTAACTAGAAAATCCTCTTGGTAGAAAGGTGTGGTGGTACATTGATATACAAGGCATGGAGTTGAGGTGATCCATTAAGGAGTATGAGTTGTTGCGTTAATGATGGGAAAGAAAAGTATGTTGATTGCTATAAGACCATTGAGAGTTGATACttctaaatcaaatataattatgtatttcttttcaaatttaatgaatttggtCTGCAATTGTTTGacccataattttttatatctatagAGTTTCTAGGAGACTTTATGGTGGCTTTTTCACATATATCTAGTGTtcattatattgattgattttttgatatttttgaatgaattaattaataCCCAAGAAAATCtagataaatttttaaaattggaatatCTAAAGCTTGTACTACATATTTACACTCCTTTAAATAGTTGGTAATTCAAGAACAAACTTTCATTTTGTATTCAAgcacattaaaattttaaagatttttaaaaaaaaattaattttgtgcAATTCTACTTAGTAGAAAGTTCATTAGGTTATGGATTTGCCTAGTTACCTTGTATGGGTTCTATCAATTGTTGCCTCGATATTTGAGAATCTTCTATGTGAGTGCTTTATCAAGATCTCCATGGTTGTCATCATTTATTTCAAAGACCTCTTAGCTTGGGTTCTTTCACTTTCACCCCCCAATTATAGTTGTCTCCTTTTCAATTCCTTGCTCCACTGCTAAATGCTCTATTGTAGGTTGCTGGCTTTAGATTATAACAATGAGCAGTTCATTTATTCTTTCCCTCAATTAAGGCTgcatttgatttcattttcttagttgCTTCTTAACTTATCTTCACGTGGATCCTTGGCAAAATCCAATTTAAGCCTTGGATATCTAAAAGAGTGCATGCATCTATAGATGCTAGGTGCAATGAAAATTGGAAAgcctttaaaaattcattctagGGTCACATACCTCGCATATGGATattcccaaattatttttcctataatTGAATAAGAGTCTTGAAGATCTAAGGATTTTTTGCCTGGTAGCTCTCTACTGAATCTTAGTAGTGGTGAAGGGTGGGCTTCTCTATAGAAGGATAAAAGctacaattttttctttcttggaaGATAATAGAGAGTCAAAGTATCCACCCTTAAACATTAGAAGGTTTATATAGACTAGCTTAAGTGACTTTATCTCATCTTAGGATTTGGTCGCTTAATCTAGTCCATTAGGTCTTAATTAATTACCTAGTCAAATCCAAAAAAACCATTCATAAGCTTTTGTGCAATCTTGCGTTTTTATCAAAACGCTTTTATGCacaaatatgaatgaaaaattaaatatcccTTAAAATAATATGCCACCAAAGAGTGTGAGCTCAAGTGTGGCTTGTTGGGATCTTAGATCTAAACAATAGAAGTAATACTAATTtttcgaaaaattgatttttaagattaagttactaacctttaggtttgaatGTTCCTAAACCTTAAATCCAAGTGTTAAAGAATCAAATCAATGTCGTTAGAAATCTTGTAGACCCATGATCTTCAGTCTAATGACTTTTTCTTGGTCTTGACACACTTTTGACATGGAAGGGtggggaggagagagagagagagaagagtgaAGACTgtgactttctttctttttggaggtggaagataaaaagtgatggaaaccctaacccttaggggttatttatagggttccttaACTAAGCTTAattgacttgagcccacataggTTTGagttacttaatctagcccaaattaggtcttaattgattaattaacccaacatgacctactaattaatcaattaaccaaatctagagaccttgtgcACTTAACTTTGTGCATCCttgtataattaccaaaatacccttatgcacaaaaatgaacCTAGAGCTAATCTAACCCTTATAACCCATGCTATCAAGGTATACGAGCTCAAGGTGAGGACCATTAAGACCCATAAGGCAGTATTAGctcccttaaaatccaattttgaagttgatctaACATCTCACTACAaaaaatcaactacactccaatacctTATGTCAATAACAATTAGACACTGAATGCTCGAGTTTCGTGACTTGCTGTTTATTGTatttagtctccccatgaattagtgtctatagtctaacaaggtgaaagctatcatcctttcaagactacctttacTATCCGTGAGTTACTAATCCTTCTATTGTgtattcaattgacatatcttagcttaCAAAGAGCTTATGTTAAGTTCCAATTAAGAAGCTACTATAACCATAGTTTTCAttaacacacctccttaggatcacccaagagaaCACTCtttctcaatcctatgagatactATGGTGactctattgaaaatacctattgtTATCGTCTTCCATCAATAATaatccaatccatagggaatatatcaACTTACAATCTTATCCTTAAGTTAAAGTCATTGCTAGCTTTACCATaagttcaatattctcttaaggttgaaaGATAACATAATGAAGCAACttagtgaagtcatgactacttgataaccttatGTTGTAACTCATCttaggtcctgtccaatgtgtaaccatacacactagtgcactcaccatgggaaatccATCCCGATGGCCAAGGCCAACCATCCCtcaaattaggaggtagtgcactacaacctttaaTGGGTAACCTAAGTCCATGAATTGGCTGTGAATAAGTCAtttatttgtaaggaacccatgacttggatcttatgtgtaactcctaatgcatcaaagtcatgtacaatataaaaacaattaaaaatttaaattttggctTTATACAGTGTATTATAAACTATACCTAGGGTTTGAATGTCCTAAAACCCAAATCCTCTTGAAGAATATGTCTTAAAACCTCGTGATCTTCCATTAGATGACTCATTCTTTGATCCATGACACTTGTATAGGGTGGCCACACACTTCTTATGGTAGAGAAATGGAGCTAGGTCTCTAGAAGACTAACTCTTTGAAAGATTGAAGATTAGAGTCTAACCTTGGAACCCATAAGGCTTATATGGACTCTTCtataggcttaagtgactttgGCCTAATTTaggtttgggtcacttaatctagtccattgggtcttaattaattaattagccctaaTGAGCTCCAATTAATTAGTTAGTTCAATCTAAATgaacaaaatcaattaatcataaaatcttAGGCAACCTTATgcttttaccaaaatgcctttatgtaTACAAATGATTAATTGTTTATAAAgcctcaaaataaataattataagttCTTACGTAACCTTGCGCGTTAaccaaaatgtccttatgcACACATTTGATTAAATCTTCAATTTCCCTCAAACCTTTATGCTAACAAAGACTATGAGCTCGAGCAAAGACCACTAAAACCCATAGGCGAATACTATCTCCCTTAGAATCTAATTCAACACTCCACTAAAGAGAGTCAACTtaagtcaactacactctagtatcCCATGTCATTGCATTgagataaaaattgattaaatccaatgtaattaattcatttggttcatgacctactatctactACATACAAACTCCTCATGAACTGGTATCCATAATCTAATGACGATAATTCTATCGACCTCTCAAGATTACTTCTACAATTATTAAGTCTTAgatcctcttattatgtgatcaaatgatatATTCTAACTCATGAAGAGCacatgtcaaatttcactaaaagaATTACTGTGACACTATAGATTTTATGATCACAAGctcttaggatcacctaaggggatacattgtctcaattccatgagatatcatggtgcctaccTTGATAATGCTTATTACCACCCGCTTTAATTAATAGTGATCCaatctatagggaatatatgactaTCGTGGAGTCTTACCCATAGGTCTAAGCCACTGAAGACCTCAATGCTAgctcaatattttcttaaggttaagagtccatgcACTGTAGTAGTTTGATGAATAATAACTCTTTGATAATCAATGacatgattcactataggtctTATTCAATGAGTAATAGTACACATTAGTGCATtcaccaagacaagtcatcccttaAATTAGAAGGTAATACATTGCAGCCTCGGGTGGATTGCTAAGTCCATGAACTAGGTATGAACAATTTATCAATTTGctaggaacctatgacttggatTTTCCATGCAACTTCTATTGcacccaaatcatgtacaatgcaagtgatgaaTGCTTAAATAAAAACCAACACAAATAAGGATTGAACAATGGAACTagctttgttacatcatgttttgcctttaagggttttatcctaACAAACTCCTATTGGCTATAAAAGCAAATTGGGTATCGTAGAAAAAATATGCTTTATAATCACATCACCTCTTTAATCTATCATACAAAATAAGTAGTACTTCCTTAATATGTGTTTTCCCTTCCCATAGTTTCTTAGTTCTTTAGATTCTGTCATCGACCCTTTGTTATCATAAAACAAGATATGGGTGATACAACTAAGGAAACTATCCTAGtcccataaaaaaaatcctaagcTAAATGAATTCCTTTGTTGCTTCAAAAGTAGTAACACAAACCACTTAGAGTATACACATATCTAGAAACAGATCTACGAGAGTCCTCATTATATTAAAAGTCTAGATCCAATGTACCTAAGGAGTACAAACTCATCACAAAAGCACACAAGCACATATTCTCTCATTCTcttaagatacttgagtatattcTTGACATCCACACAATGCTCTAGTCTTAGATTAGACTAACATCTAGTCATTATCCCTATAGCAAAGCAAATATTTAGCCTAGCATAAAGCATCACATACATAAGGCTACCTACTGTAGAGGCTTAGGGTACCACTTTTATGTTATCTTTCTTCTTAGATGTCTTAGTACACTAATCTTGAGAAAGGAGAACTCCATGCTTAAAGGGTAGAAAACCCTTCTTGGAGTCCCGCATCATGCACTTGGCTAAATGCTTGTCAGTGTAAGTGGCTTGATATATtgtaatttttatattcttataGTCCTTAAATAACTTaatcccaagaatatattgCTTCCATTTATGGATTTTTGTCTAAAACTATGTAGAACACCAAATCTTGATTGATGACAATGGTCATACATCATTACCAGtgagtagattgtcatctaccCACAAGATCATAGTGCACCACCATACTTCCTTGCACTTTCTTATGCACACAAGACTCATCCTTgttttgatcaaaatcaaggGTTTTAATTTCCTAATCAAGATACTCACTCCATGAGAGAGATACTTGCACTAATCCATAAATGGATGTATGCAACTTGCATAACAGATGCTCTTGGCTCTTTGCTATAAAAATGTTTGGttgcatcatatagatgctATCGTCAAGATAATCATTTAAGAATGCTATCTTGATATTCAATTTCCATATCTCATAATTGAGATGTGTTGCAATGGATAAGAGTACTTTCATGGATTTTAGTATGACTATCGAGAAAAAGGTTTCCTATAGTCAAAACAATGTTTCAAattataacctttagctacaaccCTAGTCATATAAGTCTCAATCTTTCATCTActcctttgtttcttttgtatACCAACTTACACTTATGAGTTTAATTCCTTCAAGTGCTTTTAAAAGAACCTAGACTATTTTAAAACACAAGGATTCTAACTCTATCTCCATAACTTCTTGCCATAAATGGGCATCAACATTGCTCATTGTTTTTATCATAATCTGTGGGACACTATCTTCCCACTATAATGAGGAAACACTCGTGTACTAGAAGTATATGGAATGGTATGTTTCAATATCCATGGATCCTCTGTACTTTGTGTAATATGGGActattttttagtgttttcttGTCTATATCACTCTTTACCTTATTCCTTATTATATagtctttataaaaaaatctaacatttg
It contains:
- the LOC100263054 gene encoding hypothetical protein At1g04090, with translation MFGCECFCWNRDSQYRPLEPQPFSLPAPIPEWPRGQGFATGQINLGEIVVLKITQFERIWSCNQLHGKTTGVTFYKPVGIPDGFFSLGHYCQPNDQALRGYVLVAQDAAASRLKVGSVHDSPLGDSPALIRPLSYTLMWNTDSHYDGCGYFWLPNPPAGYKAMGFVVTDNPNQPALEEVRCVRTDLTETCETYNMILNTGSNFSKYPFIVWNARPCKRGMLGNSVSVGTFFCSTHPSPDEEPNIACLKNLDSTLHAMPNLKQIHALIKHYGATVFFHPDDIYMPSSVPWFFKNGALVYQNGKLEGKPIDSRGSNLPSGGKNDGEFWIDLPDDDDERTYLKSGNIESAELYVHVKPALGGTFTDIAMWVFCPFNGPATIKVGIMSIPMSRIGQHVGDWEHFTLRLSNFTGELWSVYFSQHSGGEWVDAPNLEFIEGNKPVVYSSKGGHASFPHPGIYVQGSSKLGIGVRNDAARSKFFIDSSTNYQIVAAEYLGDTAVVEPNWLQYMREWGPTIVYDSRAELEKIISLLPVFFRFSVENIFDLFPTELYGEEGPTGPKEKNNWVEDERC